The DNA region CTCGAGCACCGCCACTATGTCAGGCGACTGCCCGGATTGCGACACCCCCACCACCAGCGCGCCGTCCAGCCTGGGGGGCGTCTGGTACAGCGTGTACAGGGATGGGGTGGCCAGGGCCACGGGGAAGCCCGCGAGCGAGCTCCACACGTACTGTGCGTACGTGGCGGCGTGGTCGGACGATCCCCTGGCGGCTATGACCACGTAGTTGAACTCGGGTATCTCGCCCGTGATCCCCTCGACCCTCTCCAGCTCCCACTCCAGCAGTGAGGAGAGCACCTTGGGCTGGCTGTAGATCTCCTCCTCCAGGAAGGTGTTGGTGGGCATGACTCTTGCACCTCCGACAAAGAGATAATCTATACTACACACAAACACGCACTGAGAGGAACCTGTATGCCGGAGATCGACGTGAGGTGCATCCGCCTAGGACCGCTGGACAACAACGTGTACATCGTGGTGGACCGGGAGACGCGCAGGGGCGTCGTAGTGGACGCCTCGGACGACGCCTCCCGCATAGCCCGGGAGGCTACCGGCGTACAGGTGTCCTCCATCCTCATCACCCACGGCGACCAGGACCACGTGGACGCGCTCGAGGACCTGGCTCGCCTGCTGGGCGTGCCCGTGGCCGCGCACCCCTTGGACGCCTCCCGGCTGCCGGTGAAGCCGGACATCGAGCTGCAGGACGGCATGGAGATCGAGGTGGGGGCGCTCTCGCTCAGGGTGATCCACACCCCGGGGCACACCCCGGGCAGCGTCTGCTTCTACGCGCCGGGCTACCTGCTCTCCGGCGACACCCTATTCCCCGGAGGTCCCGGCAACACCTACGGGGACAGGCGCAGGTTCGACCAGATCATCGCTTCCATCCAGGACAAGCTGTTCGTGCTGCCCGACGATACGCAGGTGCTGCCTGGCCACGGCGACCCCACCACCATAGGCAACGAGCGCCCCTACCTGGAGGAATGGATCGCGAGAGGATGGTGAAGAAGCTATGTACCTGAGAGTAGCGCTGCTGCAGATGGCATCCTGCGGGGAGGACCAGGAGGGCAACCTGCGCAAGGGCGAGGATTTCTGCCGACGGGCCGCGGCCATGGGAGCAGACCTGGCCCTCTTCCCCGAGATGTGGAACATCGGCTACACCTTCAGCCGTCCCCCGCTGCCCCAAGGCCAGCAGCAGGTCAACGTCATGCACGACGTGTGGAGGGCACCCCGCTATTGGACGGCGGGCAGCCAGGATCCCGAGGAGGCGCTGGCGGAGCACATAAGGCGCTGGCAGTCGCTGGCGGTGACGGAGGACTCCCCCTTCGTGCGGCACTTCAGGCAGTTGGCCAAGGAGCTCGACATGGCGATAGCGCTCACCTACCTGCAGGCATGGGAGCCCGCCCCCCGCAACGTCGTGTCGATCATAGACCGACGAGGCGAGATCCTGATGACCTACGCGAAGGTGCACACCTGCGACTTCGGGCTCCCCGAGTGGTGCACCACCCCTGGCGAGGGCTTCTACGCATGCGACCTCGAGACGAGGGAGGGTGAGGTCAGGCTGGGAGCCATGATCTGCTACGACCGGGAGTTTCCCGAGAGCGCGCGCATCCTGATGATCGAGGGCGCCGAGGTGATCCTCACCCCCAACGCCTGCGACCTGGAGGAGCACAGGCTGTCACAGTTCAAGGTGAGGGCGTTCGAGAACTCGGTCGCCGTGGCGATGGCCAACTACGCGGCCCCGCAGATGAACGGGCACTCGTGTGCCTACCATCCTGTGGCCTTCGATGCGCATGGGCGATCCCAGGACACGACGGTGGTCCTGGCGGGCGAGGCCGAGGGGGTGTACCTGGCGCAGTTCGACCTGGACGAGATCCGGGAGTATCGGGAGCGCGAGGTGTGGAACAACGCCTTCCGCCGCCCCCACAGGTACGGCAAGCTGGTGGAGCAGGGGGTCGAGCCCCCGTTCGTGAGGGTCAACGCCCGCGGCGAGAGGTACGACCCCAGCAAGAGGTAGGGCGGGAGCTACTCCCGCCCCCAGAGACCAAGCAGCTTCCAGCCCGCTGGCAGGGTCAGCGCCGCCAACAGGGTCTTGATGACATCGCCCGGGATGAACGGGTAGAGCCCCAGCGGCAGGGCCTTATCCCAGCCCACGAAGTGCGCCAGCCAGGACACACCGCAGGCGAAGATGATCACCTCGCCGACCAACATCGGCACCAGCGCGGTCCACATCCTGCGGTCCATCCCACGCTCGGCCATCCAGCCGATGACGTAGGCCGCCAGGACGAAGCCCACCAGGTAGCCCCCGGTCGGCCCCAGCAGCTTCGCCCAGCCCGAAGCCCCCTGAGCAAAGAAGGGCAGGCCCATGCCTCCCTCTATTATGTAGAGCAGCATGCTCAGGGCTCCCCTGCGGCTGCCCAGCAGCGTACCTATCAACAGCACGCCGTACGTCTGCCCCGTTATGGGCACGGGCGTGAAGGGCAGCGGGATCGAGACCTGCGCGAGCGCCGCCATCAACAGGCTGCCGGCCACCACCACCAACAGGTGATAGAGGAGGCTGCTGCCCTGGAGCAGGGCGTCCACGAGGGTCCTTCTGGGTGCTATAGCTTGAGACAACATGCACACCTCCTAGAGATTGATGATGAGAGACGATGAATCCCTCCAAAAGTATGGATCAAAGGGGCGGGTTTTTGCAACGGCTACCCCTGGGAAGGTACAGACGCTACGGCTATTGACAATATCCCGTGAGGTGTTATCATACCCGCCGCGAGGGGTTATAACTTCGGACGCAGAGGGAGGTAAGGCATTGAAGAAGCGCAAGCTATACGGCATCCTATGTCTGATCGCCATGCTCGTGCTGGCCGGCTGCGGAGGAGGGGTGAGCGGGACACCATCCGCGATCTCGACCACGATCACCTCCAGCACCAACACCCCGGCCAGCCAACCCAGCACGGGGAAGAGCCGCAGCAACATACGCATAGTGGTGGTCACACACGGCACGGCCGCGGACCCGTTTTGGTCGGTGGTGAAGCGAGGAGTGGACGACGCCGCCAAGGAGATGGGCGTGAAGGTGGAGTACAGGGCTCCCGAGACCTTCGACATGGTCAAGATGAGCCAGCTCATAGACGCCGTGGTGGCTTCCAAGCCCGACGGGCTGGTGGTGTCCATCCCCGACGCTGACGCGCTGCGGGACTCCATCACCAAGGCCGTCCAGGCCGGCATACCCGTGGTGTCCATCAACTCCGGAGCCGACGTCAGCAAACAGTTCGGAGCGCTGGTGCATATAGGGCAGTCGGAGTTCGAGGCGGGGGTAGGCGCCGGCGAGCAGATGAAGAAGGCAGGGGTTACATCCGCGCTCTGCATCAACCACGAGGTAGGCAACGTGGGCCTTGACCAGCGCTGCGACGGCTTCAAGAAAGGGCTCGGAGGCAACGTCAAGGTCGTCGGGGTGGAGGTGTCCAACCCCACCGATGCCCAGAACAAGATCAAGACCGCCATAGCCCAGAACCCGGGCATCAACGGCATCCTGACGCTGGGACCGCTGGGATCCACGCCCACCCTGGCCGCGCTGGGCTCCGGCGGGCCCAACGACAAGATCAAGCTGGCCACCTTCGACCTGTCACCGGATGTGCTGCAAGCGATAGCCGACGGCAAGATGCTGTTCGCGATAGATCAGCAGCAGTACCTGCAGGGGTACCTGCCGATCGTGTTCCTTACCAAGTACGCCGAGTACCAGGTAATCCCCACGGGGCAGGTGATGACCGGCCCGGCGTTCGTCACGAAGGAGAACGCCGCAAGAGTCATCGAGCTCAGCAAGCAGGGCATAAGGTAGGGGCATGGAGGCAACCACCAAGCAGGTCGAGAGATACGCTCACGGGCTACGCATCGCTCGCAGGGTCATGGCCAGGCCGGAGCTGGGAGCGGTGGCCGGCCTCGTGCTCGTGTTCGCCATCTTCTCGCTGGTGGCGGGCAACAGGGGGTTCCTCACCAGAGAGGGCACCCTCAACTACCTGGAGGTGGCAGCACAACTGGGGCTGGTGACCGTGCCCGTGGCGCTGCTGATGATCGCAGGGGAGTTCGACCTGTCCGTGGGGGCTATGGTGGGCGCATCCGGCGTGCTGCTGGCCATCCTCGTCACCAAGTACGGCTGGCCTCTGTGGGCGGCGCTGCTCGTCACCCTGGGAGTGGCCATGCTCCTCGGCTACATCAACGGCTACCTGGTGATCAGGACCGGCCTGCCGTCCTTCATCATAACCCTGGGCACCATGTTCGTGCTGAGGGGAGCTACCCTGGGCTTCACCAGGCTGCTGACGGGCGTGACCGTCGTCTCCGGCGTGTCTGCGGAGGTGGGAAGCAACTCCCTGGTCAAAGCTTTCACCGGCACGCCCTGGGGTGTACCCGCCTCGATCTTCTGGTGGCTGATCGTGACCCTCGCCGCCACCTGGGTGCTACAACGCACCCCCTTCGGTAACTGGATATTCGGCTCCGGTGGCGACCCCGTGGCTGCCCGCAACGTGGGCGTGCCCGTGGCCAGGGTCAAGATCGCTCTGTTCATGGCCACCTCGACGTCCGCGGCGCTGCTGGCTATTATCCAGGTGCTGAGGTACGGGTCGGCCGACGTCCTACGGGGCACCAGCCTGGAGTTCCAGGCGATAGCCGCCAGCGTGATAGGAGGTACCCTCCTGACGGGGGGTTATGGATCCGCGGTGGGAGCGGCGCTGGGAGCCCTCATCTTCGGGATGGTCAGCCAGGGGATATTCTTCACCGGCATCAACACCGACTGGTTCCAGGTGTTCCTAGGGGCCATGCTCGTTGGGGCCGTGCTGTTCAACCGGTTCGTGCGCAGATGGGCAGCTTCGGAGGCACACTGATGAGCTCGCAAGCCATCATGGAGGTCGACAGGGTATCCAAGTACTTCGGATCCGTGACGGCACTGCAGGAGGTCTCGATGCAGGTCGCGGCTGGAGAGGTGATGTGCCTACTGGGAGACAACGGCGCAGGCAAGTCCACCCTGATCAAGATCCTCTCGGGAGTGCACCAACCCGACGAGGGCAGGCTGCTGCTCGACGGGCAGGAAGTGCGCCTGGGCTCGCCCCGAGATGCCCTGTCCAAGGGCATAGCCACCGTGTACCAGGACCTCGCGGTGGTGCCCCTGATGAGCATCACGCGCAACTTCTTCCTGGGTAGGGAGCCCACCAAGGGCTTCGGGCCGATCAGATGGTTCGACTTCAGGTACGCCGACAGGGTCGCCCGGGAGGAGCTGGAGAAGATAGGCATAAGCATCAGAGACCCGTCCCAGCCGGTGGGCACGCTCTCTGGCGGAGAGCGGCAATCACTTGCGATAGCCCGAGCCATACACTTCGGAGCTCGGGTGCTCCTGCTGGACGAGCCCACCTCGGCGCTGGGCGTGCGCGAGGCGGAGATCGTGCTCCGCTACATAGTCCAGGCCAGGCAACGAGGGGTGGGGATAGTGTTCATCACCCACAACGTGCACCACGCCTACGCGGTTGGGGACCGCTTCACCATCCTCAACCGGGGTCGGAGCATGGGGACGTACACACGGCGAGAGGTAGACCCAGCACAGCTCGAGGCCATGATGTCCGGCGGCGAGGAGATGGCGCGCGTGAGCGCTGAGCTGGAGCGCCTCAGGAGCTTGCAGCAGTAGGCGGGCATTTGCTATCCTGAGCCGGCTCGTATAACCTCTAGGTAGTGGATGACGCAACACTTGCTACCAGGTGCATGACGCTCGCTCAAAAGCCCAGGAAGGGCTCTTGCATGGTCTACGTGATGAGCCGCGACCAGAGGGTGGATGACAACTTCGCGCTCCTGCTGGCGCAGCGGGAGGCCCTGGAGCGCAGGCTACCGCTCGTGGTGCTGTTCGTCCTGCGGGAACGCCCCGGTGGCAGGTCTCGCGAGCACTTCCTGTTCATGCTGGACGGGCTGGAGGAGGTATCTCGCAGGCTGCAGGAGCTGGGCATAGCTTGGGTACTGCGGCAGGGTTCGCCCTCCAGAACCACCCTGGCAACTCTGCGAGAGCTGGATGCCGCCAGCGTCTACCTGGACTTCAGCCCCCTGCGCGGGGCACGCGCCCGTGCCGAGCTGCTGGCAAGGGAGTTCGAGGGGTCCACACACGTCGTAGACGCCCACAACGTGATCCCCGCCTGGGAGGTGTCCGACAAGCAGGAGGTGGCCGCCCACACCATGAGGTCCAAGGTGCACAAGCTGCTGGGGCGATACCTAGAGGCTCCTCCCCGAATCGTCCGCCACCCCTACAGCCTCGCCGATCACCTGGAGACGCTGAGCTTCGAGCAGG from Thermobaculum terrenum ATCC BAA-798 includes:
- a CDS encoding MBL fold metallo-hydrolase; the protein is MRCIRLGPLDNNVYIVVDRETRRGVVVDASDDASRIAREATGVQVSSILITHGDQDHVDALEDLARLLGVPVAAHPLDASRLPVKPDIELQDGMEIEVGALSLRVIHTPGHTPGSVCFYAPGYLLSGDTLFPGGPGNTYGDRRRFDQIIASIQDKLFVLPDDTQVLPGHGDPTTIGNERPYLEEWIARGW
- a CDS encoding carbon-nitrogen hydrolase family protein → MYLRVALLQMASCGEDQEGNLRKGEDFCRRAAAMGADLALFPEMWNIGYTFSRPPLPQGQQQVNVMHDVWRAPRYWTAGSQDPEEALAEHIRRWQSLAVTEDSPFVRHFRQLAKELDMAIALTYLQAWEPAPRNVVSIIDRRGEILMTYAKVHTCDFGLPEWCTTPGEGFYACDLETREGEVRLGAMICYDREFPESARILMIEGAEVILTPNACDLEEHRLSQFKVRAFENSVAVAMANYAAPQMNGHSCAYHPVAFDAHGRSQDTTVVLAGEAEGVYLAQFDLDEIREYREREVWNNAFRRPHRYGKLVEQGVEPPFVRVNARGERYDPSKR
- a CDS encoding biotin transporter BioY, producing the protein MLSQAIAPRRTLVDALLQGSSLLYHLLVVVAGSLLMAALAQVSIPLPFTPVPITGQTYGVLLIGTLLGSRRGALSMLLYIIEGGMGLPFFAQGASGWAKLLGPTGGYLVGFVLAAYVIGWMAERGMDRRMWTALVPMLVGEVIIFACGVSWLAHFVGWDKALPLGLYPFIPGDVIKTLLAALTLPAGWKLLGLWGRE
- a CDS encoding sugar ABC transporter substrate-binding protein — translated: MKKRKLYGILCLIAMLVLAGCGGGVSGTPSAISTTITSSTNTPASQPSTGKSRSNIRIVVVTHGTAADPFWSVVKRGVDDAAKEMGVKVEYRAPETFDMVKMSQLIDAVVASKPDGLVVSIPDADALRDSITKAVQAGIPVVSINSGADVSKQFGALVHIGQSEFEAGVGAGEQMKKAGVTSALCINHEVGNVGLDQRCDGFKKGLGGNVKVVGVEVSNPTDAQNKIKTAIAQNPGINGILTLGPLGSTPTLAALGSGGPNDKIKLATFDLSPDVLQAIADGKMLFAIDQQQYLQGYLPIVFLTKYAEYQVIPTGQVMTGPAFVTKENAARVIELSKQGIR
- a CDS encoding ABC transporter permease translates to MEATTKQVERYAHGLRIARRVMARPELGAVAGLVLVFAIFSLVAGNRGFLTREGTLNYLEVAAQLGLVTVPVALLMIAGEFDLSVGAMVGASGVLLAILVTKYGWPLWAALLVTLGVAMLLGYINGYLVIRTGLPSFIITLGTMFVLRGATLGFTRLLTGVTVVSGVSAEVGSNSLVKAFTGTPWGVPASIFWWLIVTLAATWVLQRTPFGNWIFGSGGDPVAARNVGVPVARVKIALFMATSTSAALLAIIQVLRYGSADVLRGTSLEFQAIAASVIGGTLLTGGYGSAVGAALGALIFGMVSQGIFFTGINTDWFQVFLGAMLVGAVLFNRFVRRWAASEAH
- a CDS encoding ATP-binding cassette domain-containing protein → MSSQAIMEVDRVSKYFGSVTALQEVSMQVAAGEVMCLLGDNGAGKSTLIKILSGVHQPDEGRLLLDGQEVRLGSPRDALSKGIATVYQDLAVVPLMSITRNFFLGREPTKGFGPIRWFDFRYADRVAREELEKIGISIRDPSQPVGTLSGGERQSLAIARAIHFGARVLLLDEPTSALGVREAEIVLRYIVQARQRGVGIVFITHNVHHAYAVGDRFTILNRGRSMGTYTRREVDPAQLEAMMSGGEEMARVSAELERLRSLQQ